The following proteins come from a genomic window of Corynebacterium falsenii:
- a CDS encoding aminotransferase class I/II-fold pyridoxal phosphate-dependent enzyme gives MSALAAQHKAANLGQGFPDEDGPQEMLDIAARMVHEPGATMNQYGPGRGLPELRRAIAADRARRHGHELDPETEIAVTVGATEALAASILGLVEEGSEVVALEPTYDAYPAAVGLAGATLVPVRLQRVQADQDNSAGHTSFALDREAFAAALSPRTSAILLNTPHNPTGTVLSREDLEFIADCIRGTQIVVITDEVYEHLVFEGTHVPFATLTGMRERTVTISSAAKSFNVTGWKIGWAMAPAELLDAVVAAKQFLSYVGATPFQPAVAWALDNAHDWSVQWRDTLERRRTELAEALRDMGMEVFEAPGTYFLISDIAPMFPGESAVDFCTRLPKDAGVAAIPVSVFLADGGPEATDSSYSSWNTLVRWTFCKNDETMATAIDRLRSFTRAAQLR, from the coding sequence ATGAGTGCCTTAGCCGCACAGCACAAGGCCGCGAACTTGGGGCAGGGCTTCCCCGACGAGGACGGCCCCCAAGAGATGCTGGACATCGCCGCGCGAATGGTCCACGAGCCCGGCGCCACGATGAATCAGTACGGACCCGGCCGGGGGCTTCCGGAGCTGCGGCGGGCCATCGCGGCCGACCGCGCGCGCCGGCATGGCCACGAGCTGGATCCAGAGACAGAGATCGCCGTGACCGTGGGGGCAACCGAGGCCTTGGCCGCGAGCATCCTGGGATTGGTCGAGGAAGGATCCGAGGTCGTGGCACTGGAGCCGACCTACGATGCGTACCCCGCGGCCGTGGGACTGGCCGGGGCCACGCTGGTGCCGGTGCGCCTGCAGCGGGTGCAGGCCGACCAGGACAACTCTGCGGGACACACGTCCTTTGCCCTGGATCGGGAGGCCTTCGCGGCGGCGCTGAGCCCGCGCACCTCGGCGATTCTGCTGAATACTCCCCACAACCCCACCGGAACGGTGCTGAGCCGGGAGGACCTAGAGTTCATTGCCGACTGTATCCGGGGCACCCAGATCGTCGTGATTACCGACGAAGTCTACGAGCACCTCGTGTTCGAGGGCACGCACGTTCCCTTCGCCACGCTCACAGGGATGCGCGAGCGCACGGTCACGATTTCCAGCGCAGCGAAGAGCTTCAACGTCACGGGCTGGAAGATCGGCTGGGCGATGGCACCCGCCGAGCTGCTCGATGCCGTGGTGGCGGCCAAGCAGTTCCTCAGCTACGTGGGTGCCACGCCATTCCAGCCCGCGGTGGCGTGGGCCTTGGACAATGCCCACGACTGGTCGGTGCAGTGGCGCGACACCCTCGAACGCCGCCGCACCGAACTGGCCGAGGCACTGCGGGACATGGGCATGGAAGTCTTTGAGGCTCCGGGTACCTACTTCCTCATCTCCGACATCGCCCCGATGTTCCCTGGGGAATCCGCCGTCGATTTCTGCACCCGGCTGCCCAAGGATGCGGGTGTGGCCGCCATTCCCGTGAGCGTGTTCCTCGCCGACGGTGGTCCTGAGGCCACAGACTCTTCCTACTCGTCCTGGAATACCCTGGTCCGGTGGACATTCTGCAAGAACGACGAGACCATGGCCACCGC
- the bsaP gene encoding biotin synthase auxiliary protein BsaP — MNTIDSAPSAHPNPSPSALPLPHGTSELTAAYLLGQEISYDPHSGQPLCAEGIKPARGALAGRSVGARAGLEPPRFCPLCGRRMQVQVDPMGWTAACSRHGDIDATIYLDRMPTLPEQG; from the coding sequence GTGAACACCATCGATAGCGCTCCCAGCGCGCACCCCAACCCATCGCCATCGGCTTTGCCGCTGCCGCATGGCACCAGCGAGCTGACGGCGGCCTACCTGCTGGGACAGGAGATCAGCTACGACCCGCACAGTGGTCAGCCACTCTGCGCCGAGGGCATCAAACCCGCCCGCGGAGCTTTGGCTGGGCGCAGCGTGGGTGCCCGCGCGGGTCTGGAGCCGCCGCGGTTCTGCCCACTGTGCGGTCGCCGAATGCAGGTGCAGGTTGATCCCATGGGATGGACCGCCGCGTGTTCCCGCCACGGGGATATCGACGCGACGATCTACCTCGATCGCATGCCCACCCTGCCCGAGCAGGGCTAG
- the bioB gene encoding biotin synthase BioB produces MTTATTDSTQSGTESPAILKKAREQVLEKGIPLNYEDTLEVLKIDDEHLDELLDIAHQVRLRWCGDAVEMEGIISLQTGGCPEDCHFCAQSGLFESPVRSVQLDIAQLIEAAKQTAKTGATEFCIVAAVKGPDEDLMQQMENAVDAIQAEVDINVAASIGILTQEQVDRLKKAGVHRYNHNLETARSYFPEVVTTHTWEERINTLEMVRDAGMEVCCGGIVGMGETVEQRAEFATDLQRLNPTEVPMNFFDPRPGTPFSHLEPMEANEALKTIGAFRLALPQVMLRFAGGRELTLGDLGAEKGMLGGINAVIVGNYLTTLGRPAERDIDMLGKLQLPIKALNATL; encoded by the coding sequence ATGACGACCGCCACCACTGATTCCACCCAATCCGGCACCGAAAGCCCGGCCATCCTCAAGAAGGCTCGCGAGCAGGTCCTCGAAAAGGGCATCCCGCTGAACTACGAGGACACCCTCGAAGTCCTCAAGATCGACGACGAGCACCTTGACGAACTGCTCGACATCGCCCACCAGGTTCGCCTGCGCTGGTGCGGCGACGCCGTGGAGATGGAAGGCATCATCTCCCTGCAGACCGGTGGCTGCCCCGAGGACTGCCACTTCTGCGCCCAGTCCGGACTGTTCGAATCCCCCGTGCGCTCCGTGCAGCTGGACATCGCCCAGCTCATCGAGGCCGCCAAGCAGACCGCCAAGACCGGCGCCACCGAGTTCTGCATCGTCGCTGCCGTCAAGGGACCCGATGAGGACCTCATGCAGCAGATGGAAAACGCGGTCGACGCGATTCAGGCTGAGGTGGACATCAACGTAGCGGCGTCGATCGGTATCCTCACCCAGGAGCAGGTCGACCGTCTCAAGAAGGCCGGCGTGCACCGCTACAACCACAACCTGGAAACCGCCCGCAGCTACTTCCCCGAGGTCGTGACCACCCACACCTGGGAAGAGCGCATCAACACCCTCGAGATGGTGCGCGACGCAGGCATGGAGGTCTGCTGTGGCGGCATCGTCGGCATGGGCGAGACCGTTGAGCAGCGCGCCGAGTTCGCCACGGACCTGCAGCGCCTCAACCCCACCGAGGTTCCCATGAACTTCTTCGACCCCCGCCCCGGCACCCCGTTCTCCCACTTGGAGCCGATGGAGGCCAACGAGGCGCTGAAGACCATCGGCGCGTTCCGCCTGGCACTGCCGCAGGTCATGCTGCGCTTCGCCGGCGGCCGCGAACTCACCCTCGGCGACCTGGGTGCGGAAAAGGGCATGCTCGGCGGCATCAACGCCGTCATCGTGGGCAACTACCTAACGACCCTGGGCCGCCCCGCTGAGCGCGACATCGACATGCTCGGCAAGCTGCAGCTGCCGATCAAGGCTCTCAACGCGACCCTCTAA
- a CDS encoding fructosamine kinase family protein — MSHRSSHNSSNHSAQDSYWKNNPGATGQWEVAGLRWLGEAMEAGGARVVRVLEVTGDGFAIESVQPSTPTREAAERFGRALAATHAYGANSFGASPLDDLSNLGGLDDLSGRGGHGFQGPNDQLLDLPLRPFDSWGEFFATVCLEPLVDRVRPRMSSGDNAKIDALLERLAAGDFDDGTAPARIHGDLWSGNVLWGSISAEGASENSSGSPDRHADVEGILIDPVAHGGHPETDLAALDMFGAPHLGAILGAYEDTGQLQPGWRNRVPLHQQYILWLHAALFGGGYLDQTLAAVDRALRL; from the coding sequence ATGTCTCATAGGTCGTCTCACAACTCGTCGAACCATTCAGCCCAGGACTCCTATTGGAAAAACAACCCCGGTGCCACTGGGCAATGGGAGGTGGCGGGGCTGCGCTGGTTGGGGGAGGCGATGGAAGCCGGCGGAGCCAGGGTAGTGCGAGTGCTCGAGGTCACCGGCGATGGTTTTGCGATCGAGTCCGTGCAACCTTCCACCCCCACGCGCGAAGCGGCGGAGCGTTTCGGCCGGGCGTTGGCGGCTACGCATGCTTACGGGGCGAACAGCTTTGGGGCGAGTCCCCTCGATGACCTCAGCAACCTCGGTGGTCTCGATGACCTCAGCGGTCGTGGTGGACACGGCTTTCAAGGGCCCAACGATCAACTCCTCGATCTTCCCCTGCGCCCTTTCGACAGCTGGGGAGAGTTTTTCGCAACGGTGTGCCTAGAACCGCTCGTCGACCGTGTGCGGCCCCGCATGAGCAGCGGCGATAACGCCAAGATTGATGCGCTCCTAGAGCGTCTTGCTGCCGGTGATTTCGATGATGGAACCGCGCCCGCGCGGATCCACGGTGATCTGTGGAGCGGGAATGTGCTGTGGGGGAGTATCTCGGCGGAAGGCGCCAGCGAGAACTCCAGTGGCAGCCCGGATCGGCACGCCGACGTTGAAGGGATTCTCATCGACCCTGTGGCGCACGGCGGCCATCCCGAAACCGACCTGGCCGCGTTGGATATGTTCGGTGCCCCGCATCTCGGGGCGATCCTCGGAGCCTACGAAGACACTGGCCAGCTGCAACCGGGCTGGCGCAATCGGGTGCCGCTGCATCAGCAGTACATCCTCTGGTTGCATGCGGCGTTGTTCGGTGGTGGGTATCTTGATCAAACGCTGGCGGCTGTGGATCGAGCACTCAGGCTGTAA